From Methylococcus capsulatus:
AGATACTCCCGGGCGTTGTTCAGCTCGTTCTCGGCGATGATGACGCCTGCCCGCGCCCTGTCTGCTGCGGCCTGCGCTTCGTTCACATCGGTCACCGCTGACAGGCCAACCTCGAAGCGGGCATTGGCTTGCTCCAGCTCCCGGTTGATCGACTCCAGTTCGGCTCTGGCGAAGTCCAGCGAGGCTTCCTTGTACAGCACCTCGAAATAGGTCTGGGTCACCCGCAGCATCACGTTCTGCAGTTCCGCCGCGTAGAGGGCCTCGGCTTCGGCCACCGCATTGTCGGCCTGGGCCAGCCGCACCCACAAGTCGTGCTGGTAGATCGGCTGCACCAGCTGCACGATGCCGGTCGCCAGCCAGAAACCGACGTTCTTTTTGGCATTGAACGCCAGGATGGGCGAGTCACCGGTCTGGACTATCTGGCGGGTCAGGCCGGTGCTGGCCGATACCGTCGGCAGCAGCCGGGCCACGGCCTGCGGTTTGTTCTCGAGCGCCGCGTCGCGCTGGGCCTGGGCGGCATGCAGACGGGGATCGTATTGCAGCGCGAGATCGAATACGCCGAGCAGATCGACGGCAGGAGCGGGCGGAGCGGACAATGACAGAAACAAAGCGGCAAACGCGGGCTTATTCATGCAGCGTGAGCGAAGGAGATGGGAATGCGCGGCCAGTGACCGGGCGGTCTGGCTGTCGGGCCGCTACGACCTGCGTGTAATTTAGCGATTATCTATCATCTCGCCGCCTCATGGTGTGTTCCTTACAAATCCCATAGAATTCCACCCTCCCCGGTCTTGGGGTGTTGCTTCGCTTTGAAGTCAATCCGGCATTGAAACTTTTGATCCGCTTCAACCGCCTCGGAGTCAGTGCGGGTCGGGCCGCGCTCAGGTCCGGCATCGCCGCCTTGGCGCTGCTTCAGGCCGATGCGGTCGAGGCGGCCAAACGGGCTTCGCCTCACCCGCAGCAGACCCAGGCACCGGTGGCGGCGCCCCCGGCGGTGGAACGGTTAACCCTCGCCTATCTGGGCCAGCCAGCGGAAACGACCGTGGTTCCACCGTATTTCGACCCCGTGGTGACTGACCGCGGCATTCAAGGTGCAAGACTCGGGCTGGCGGATGACAACACCACCGGACGCTTCACCCGCCAGGAGTTCGCCATCGCCGAAGCCCTGCTCGCGCCGTCAGACGATCCGGAGGCGGCGTTCAAGCGGCTGGTCGCGGACGGCCGCCGTTTCATCCTGACCGATCTGAAGCCTGAAGTTCTGCGGCGACTGGCCGCTCTGCCTGAGGCGCATGACATCCTGCTGCTGGACGTTTCCAGTCGCGACGATGCCCTGCGTGGCGAGGCCTGCGCGTCCAACGTGCTGCATCTGCTGCCGAGCCGGGCCATGCGGGCGGACGCCTTGTCCCAGTATCTGGCGAAGAAGAAATGGACCCGATGGTTCCTGGCCGTGGGGCCGGCGCCGGAGGACCGCTTGTTTGCCGACGCGTTGCAGCGCTCGGCCAAGCGCTTCGGCATGAAGATCGTCGCGGAGAAGACCTGGGCGCACAGCTTCGACGACCGGAGGACGCCGGAATCGGAGGTGCCGGTGTTCACTCAGGGCAGCGATTACGACATCGTCCTCGTGGCCGATGAGGCCGGTTTGTTCGGAGACATTCTGTCATACCGGACCTGGCTGCCCCGACCCGTCGCCGGGACCCAGGGACTGACTGCCAGCGCCTGGCATCACACCCTGGAGGCATGGGGGGCGATCCAATTGCAAAACCGTTTCCGGCAGCAGGCGGGGCGGTGGATGACCGAGGCCGATTACGGCGCGTGGCTAGCGGTGCGGGCGATCGGCGAGGCTGCGACCCGGACCCGGTCGCTGGAGTTCGAGGCGATCCGGTCCTTCCTGCTGGGTGACGGCTTCGCGCTGGCCGGCTTCAAGGGCGTACCGCTGTCGTTCCGGCGCTGGGACGGCCAGTTGCGGCAGCCGGTACTGCTGGCACAGGAACGCTCCCTGGTCGCGGTGGCCCCATTGGAGGGGTTTGCCCATCCGAAGAATGAATTGGACAGTCTGGGTTATGATGAACCGGAGACTTCGTGCCGTGCCAAGCCATGACAGCCGCCTGATCGGCGCCGTCCTCGTCCTGCTCTGCGGCGTCGCGGCCGCGGATACCGTTTACGTCACCCTGGAGAAGGACGATGCCATCGCCGTCGTCGACGGCGCCACCGGCACCCGGACCAAGACGGCCAAGATCGGCAAGCGCCCGCGCGGAATCTCGCTGGCGAAGGACGGCAACAGTCTTTATGTTGCCGCCAGCGACAGCGATGCCATCCAGGTGATCGATGCCGGGACGCTGAACGTCATCGGGACGCTGCCTTCCGGCAAGGATCCGGAAACCTTCGCCATGGACCCGGACGGCCGGTTTCTGTACGTCTCCAACGAGGACGACAACCGGGTGACGGTGATCGACATCGCAGCCCGTAAGGCGGTCAAGGCGATCCCGGTGGGTGTCGAGCCGGAAGGCATCGCGGTCAGCCCGGACGGACGCTGGGTGGTGAGCACCAGCGAGACCACCAACATGGCGCACTGGATCGACCGGGCCGAACTGGAAGTCGTAGACAACACCCTCCTCGACCCCCGGCCCCGCGCCGCAGCCTTCACCGCCGATAGCCGGCAACTGTGGGTCAGTTCCGAGATCGCCGGGACGGTCACGGTGATCGATACGGAAACCCGCCAGCCTCTCAAGACGATTTCTTTCAAGATTGCCGGAGTGACGCCGGAGAAGGTCCAGCCGGTCGGCATCCGCATCGATCCCGACCGGAGCTACGCCTACGTGGCGCTGGGGCCGGCCAACCGCGTCGCGGTGGTCGACGCGCAGAAGCTGGAAGTGAAGGATTACCTGCTGGTCGGTCAGCGGGTGTGGAATCTGGAGTTTTCGCCGGACTTCAAGCGGCTGTATACGACCAACGGTCTGAGCAACGATGTTTCCATCATCGACCTGGCATCACACAAAGTGACCAAATCGGTGGCGGTGGGCTCCCACCCCTGGGGGGTTGCTGTCCGGCCATGAGTGTGGCGGTTCCAGTACTCGAGGTCGAACAGCTGTCGTTTGCCTACGGGCCGCGCAAGGCGCTGGACGAAGTGGGCTTCCGGGTCCAGCCGGGCGAGTGTGCGATCCTGCTTGGCCCGAACGGCGCGGGCAAGAGTACACTGTTCTCGCTGGTCACCCGGCTTTACGATGCGCCTGCCGGGCAGATCCGCATTGCCGGCCGTTCTTTGCGCGAGGACTCCTATGCCGCGCTGTCCCGGCTCGGCGTCGTGTTCCAGCAGCCAACCCTCGACCTGGATCTGAGCGTCGCCCAGAACCTGCGCTATCATGCCGCCCTGCATGGGCTCAGTCGCAAGGAGGCCGAACGCCGGATCGGCGAGGAACTGGAGCGGCAGGGCATGTACGGCCGGCGCGACGAGAAGGTCCGACAGCTCAACGGCGGCCACCGGCGGCGGGTGGAGATTGCCCGCGCTCTCCTGCACCGTCCCGTCCTGCTGCTGCTGGACGAGCCCAGTGTGGGGCTGGACGTGCCCAGCCGCAGGGCCCTGGTCGAATACATCCATGCGCTGTGCCGCTCCCGCGGTGTGGCTGTGCTGTGGGCGACCCATCTGATCGATGAGATCGGCGAGGATGACAGCCTCATCGTGCTGCACAAGGGGCGGGTCCGGGCACAGGGTACCGTGCGTGAGGTGCTGGCCGGGCAGGGGGTGGATACGGTGAGCGCGGCATTCCACCGGCTGACGGCGGAGGGTGAGGGATGAGGCCGATGCATTATCTGCGGGCGTTGCGCGGCATCGTCGCCCGCGAACTCTACCGCTTCGTCCAGCAGCGCGAACGTTTCGTTTCTGCCCTGGTGCGGCCTTTGGTCTGGCTGTTCGTCTTCGCCGCGGGTTTCCGTTCGACCTTGGGTCTGGCGATCACTCCGCCCTATGAGACCTATATTCTGTACGAGGTGTACATCACTCCGGGACTCCTCGGGATGATCCAATTATTCAACGGCATGCAGAGTTCGCTGTCGATGGTGTATGACCGTGAGATGGGCAGCATGCGAACCTTGCTGGTCAGCCCTCTGCCGCGCTGGTTTTTGCTGACGGCCAAGCTGGTCGCGGGCGTCGCGGTGTCGATCCTCCAGGTCTATGTGTTCTTAGGGATCGCCTGGGCCTACGGCATCGAGGCGCCGGTCCAGGGCTATCTGGCGGTGCTGCCGGCACTGCTGCTCTCCGGCGTGATGCTGGGGGCGCTCGGCCTGCTATTATCATCATTCATCCGCCAATTGGAGAATTTCGCCGGCGTGATGAATTTCGTAATATTCCCGATGTTTTTTATGTCCACGGCGCTGTACCCGCTCTGGAAGATCCAGGAGTCCAGCGAACTGCTGTATTGGCTGGCCCGCTGGAACCCTTTCTCGCAGGCAGTGGAACTGATCCGCTTCGCGCTGTACGGACGATTCAACGGGTTGGCATGTGGCTACACGGCCGCGGCCACGGCGCTGTTTCTCGCCGCGGCGATTGTTGGCTACAACCCTTCCAAAGGCATGATGCAGCGTAAAGGCGGCGCTTGAACCCAGTGAAAACTTTACTCGTTACCGGCGGAGCCGGATTCATCGGTGGCAATTTCGTTCTCAGGCAGATGCGGCGAGGCGGCGTCGGGGTCGTCAACCTGGATGCCCTGACCTACTCCGGCAATCTGCGCACCCTTGCCGAAGTCGAGGACAATCCCAACCACGACTTCGTGCTCGGCTCGATCGGCGACCGTGAACTGGTTGAATACCTGCTGGAACGCTATCAGCCCGATGCAATCGTCAATTTCGCCGCGGAGACCCATGTCGACCGTTCGATCGACGGCCCGGACGCTTTCGTCCACACCAACATCCTCGGCACTTTCGAACTGCTGGAAGCCGCGCGATGGTACTGGCGCCAGTTGGACGGCCAGCGTCGGAAGGCGTTCCGGTTCCTGCACGTCTCGACCGACGAGGTGTACGGCACACTGGGTCCGACCGGTAAGTTCACCGAGGAGACGCCGTACCGGCCCAACTCGCCGTATTCGGCGTCCAAGGCCGGTTCCGACCACCTGGTGCGGGCGTACTTCCATACTTACGGACTGCCGGTATTGACCACCAATTGCTCGAATAATTACGGGCCGTACCAGTTTCCGGAGAAGCTGATCCCCTTGATGATCGACCACGCGCTTCAGGGCCTGCCGCTGCCGGTCTACGGCTCAGGGACCAATGTCCGCGACTGGCTCTACGTGGAGGACCACTGCCGGGCGATCGAGACCGTGCTGGCCGGGGGCAGGCCAGGCGAGGTCTACAACGTCGGCGGCAACAATGAAAAGACCAACATCGAGGTGGTCAAGACGATTTGCGCTTTGCTCGATGAATTCCTGCCCGATTCGCCCCACCGACCGCACCGTCAGCTGATCCAGTTCGTGCAGGACCGGCCGGGCCACGACCTGCGCTACGCCATCGATGCCGGCAAGATCGGCCGGGAACTGGGCTGGCAGCCGGAGGAGACCTTCGAGACGGGCCTGCGCAAGACGGTGCGCTGGTATCTCGACAACCGCGACTGGGTGGAGTATGTCAAATCCGGTAACTACGGCGGCGAGCGTCTGGGTGTAGGTAGCGTCAAGGAGAAGGCATGAGCGGAATCCGTGGCATCATTCTGGCCGGCGGCTCCGGCACCCGGCTGTATCCCCTGACTCACGTGGTCAGCAAGCAACTGCTGCCGGTCTATGACAAGCCGATGATCTACTATCCTTTGTCGGTGCTGATGCTGGCCGGCATCCGCGACATCCTGGTCATTACGACGCCGCACGATGCGGCGCTGTTCCAAGCCTTGCTCGGTGATGGCGGGCAGTGGGGCATCAGCATCCGTTATGCGGCTCAGCCGAAGCCGGAAGGTCTTGCCCAGGCCTTTCTCATCGGCCGCCATTTCATCGACGGGCGGCGCAGCTGCCTGATCCTCGGCGACAATATTTTTTATGGCCACGATTTCCAGGCGTTCCTGGCCGGCGCCACGGCCCGTGAAGAAGGCGCCACGGTGTTCGGGTATTGGGTGCGCGATCCGGAGCGCTACGGTGTCGCCGAATTCGACCAGGCGGGCCGGGTGATCGGGGTCGAGGAAAAGCCCGCTCGCCCCAAGTCGAACTATGCCGTCACCGGGCTTTATTTCTACGATGCCCAGGTCGTGGACATGGCGGCCACGCTCAAACCCTCGGCACGGGGCGAACTGGAAATCACCGACATCAACCGGCTTTATCTGGAGCAGGGTCAGCTGCATATCCAAAAGATGGGGCGTGGGGTCGCCTGGCTGGACACCGGGACTCACGATTCACTCCTGCAGGCGTCCAATTTCATCCAGACCATCGAGGAGCGGCAGGGTCTCAAAATCTGTTGCCCGGAGGAAATCGCACTGAACAAGGGCTGGATCGGCGTGGAAGACGTCGCCCGACTGGCCGACAATCTGGGCAAGAGTGGCTACGGTGCCTATCTGCGCCGGCTGATCGAAGGAGGGATGCCGGTTTGAACGTCGAACAGACGAGTTTGCCTGGTGTGGTATTGATTTCGCCCAAAGTGTTCGGCGATGCCCGCGGCTATTTCAAGGAGACCTGGAGCCGGCGGCGCTACCAGGACGCCGGACTGCCCGGCGACTTCGTGCAGGACAATCTGTCCTATTCGCGCAAAGGCATCCTGCGCGGCCTGCATTTCCAGAATCCCCGCCCCCAAGGCAAGCTGGTGCAGGTACTGCAGGGCGAGGTGTTCGACGTGGCGGTGGACATCCGGCGCGGATCGCCGCACTTCGGCCATTGGTTCGGCGCCGTGCTGTCGGCGGAGAACCATCTGCAGATGTATGTGCCGGAAGGTTTCGCCCACGGTTTCTGTGTGCTGAGCGAGGCCGCCCTGTTTGCCTACAAGTGCACCGAGTATTACGAGCCTGCGGCCGATTGCTCGCTGCGCTGGGACGATCCAGACATCGGCATCGCCTGGCCGCTGGAGTCTGCCCCCGAACTCTCGGCCAAGGACAGGGACGCCCTGCTGCTCCGGGACTTCCCGCAGGACCGGCTGCCCGTCTATCCATGAAGATCCTCGTCATCGGCAGGGGCGGGCAACTGGCGTGGGAGCTACGGCGGACGCTCGCCTGTTTCGGCGAGGTCGTCGCGCTCGATCGCCGAACCGTGCCGGTCCTCGATTTGGCTGAACCGGGGGGTGTGGCTGCGGCGGTGCGGTCCGTCCGGCCCGATTTGATCGTCAATGCGGCGGCCTACACTGCGGTCGACCGGGCTGAACAGGAGACCGGATCGGCATGGCGGGTCAACGCCGAAGGCCCCGCCGTCCTGGCGGTCGAGGCGGCACGCCTGGGCGCGGGTTTGATCCACTACTCGACCGATTACGTCTTCCCCGGCGATGGCAGCGCGCCGTACCGCGAAGACCACCCGGTCGGTCCGCGGAACGTCTATGGCCGCAGCAAACTGGCCGGCGAAGCGGCTATCGTCGAATCCGGCGCCGCCCATCTCATCCTCCGCACTGCATGGGTCTACGGCCTACGCGGCCAGAACTTCTTGAGGACCATGCTGCGGCTCATGGCCGAGCGCGAGGTGGTACGGGTCATCGACGATCAGTTCGGCACTCCGACCTGGGTGCGGATGATCGCCGAGGCGACGGCGATTCTGGTCGCGCGTTCACTGCGTTCCGGCACAGCCGATCTGGCCGAGGCTGGCGGCATCTACCATCTCACTTGCCGCGGCCAGACCAGTTGGTACGGCTTCGCCTGCGCCATCCGGGAGCAGGCCGTGGCCGCCGGATTGCTTTCCGACACAGCGGCCCGGGTCGAGCCCATCCCGACTTCGGAATATCCCACGCCAGCCAAGCGGCCGGCATATTCGGTGCTGGATTTGAGCAAACTCGAGGCGCGCTTCGGCATCGTACCCCCCGTCTGGGACCAGGCGCTGGAGCTTTGTCTGGCTGATCTTGCCAGTCGGTGAGAACTGTCTTCAGGCGGTGTGCTTGGGCTGATCGGTAAGGAGGCGTTACGCGCGGTTTGATTGAATGTGGGTATCCGAACCCAGGTCGGGTTACTTTGCGAAACCCCTCCATGGGTTTCGCTCTGCGGGTCAGCCTTCGGCTGCCCGAATTCGCTCCCGGCGAATTTGTTTTTTGTACGGACAAAAGACCCGTTCGCTGGGAGCAAATGGGGCCGCACGGAGTGCGCCCGTAGGGTTTGCGGCAGGAAAGCCGCAAAACGAAGTACGCAAAGAAGAACCGCCCGGAGGCCGCGAAATCTTTTGTGCAATTACCAAAACCGTCCCTGGTTTTCGCCTAATGGGCCAGCCTTCGGCTGTTCAACTTTGCTCCCAGCAAAGGTGTCGCTTTCGGGGAGGGTCCATCGAAGGGGTTCCTGCCCCTCGATGGACGAGCCACATCCCTGCGGCTCCCGTTCGGGCTAGTCTCGCCGAAACCTGCGATGCTCGGTGCGAGCTAACGGGGAAGAGATCAAGAGCGGAAACGGCCTTGCTGCGCGCGGCCCGCGGCCTTTGAATATGAATTTGCAATAGCTGGCACTCATGGAGCCTAAGTTCGTCCATCTCAGGATTCACACCGAGTATTCCCTGGTCGACGGGGTGGTCCGGATCAAGCCGCTGGTCAAGCGGCTGACTGAACTCGGCATGCCGGCCGTGGCGGTCACCGACCAGTCCAATCTATTTGCGCTAGTCAAGTTCTACAAAGCGGCCATGGGCTCCGGTATCAAGCCGATCGCCGGGGCCGACGTCTGGGTGCAGAACCCGCAGGATGTGAGTGCCCCTCACCGGCTCACCCTGCTGGTCCAGAATCAGGAGGGATACCTCGCGCTGACCGAGCTGATTTCACGCAGCTACCAGGAAAACCAGCACCAAGGCGTTCCCATGCTGATGCCGGAATGGCTGGCGGATCGCAATACCGGCCTGATCGCGCTCTCGGGCGGCCGCGAAGGCGCCATCGGCCATGCCTTGATCGCCGGTAACGGGTCGGAAGCGACGCGGCTGGCCGAATACTGGGGAGGAACGTTCCGGGACCGTTTCTACCTGGAATTGTGCCGGACGGGGCGCCCGAACGAGGAGCGCTACATCGATGCAGCGGTGGACCTGGCCGCCCGCCTGGACTTGCCGGTGGTGGCCACCAACGACGTTCGCTTCCTGTCCGCCAAAGAGTTCGAGGCCCATGAGGCGAGGGTCTGTATCTACCAGGGACGGGTGCTGGACGACCCGCGCCGGCCACAGGACTACAGCGAGCAGCAGTATCTGCGCAGCGAGGAGGAGATGCTGGCGCTGTTCGCCGATTTGCCGGAGGCGCTGGAGAACAGCGTCGAGATCGCGCGCCGCTGCAACATCAGCCTGACTCTGGGCAAGAACTTCCTGCCGGATTTCCCGGTGCCGGCGGGCATGACGCCCGACGATTTTTTCTCGGAGCAGTCGCGCAAAGGCTTGAGGGAACGTCTGGCCGTGCGACCGCCTTCGGGAGCCGGAA
This genomic window contains:
- a CDS encoding ABC transporter ATP-binding protein — its product is MSVAVPVLEVEQLSFAYGPRKALDEVGFRVQPGECAILLGPNGAGKSTLFSLVTRLYDAPAGQIRIAGRSLREDSYAALSRLGVVFQQPTLDLDLSVAQNLRYHAALHGLSRKEAERRIGEELERQGMYGRRDEKVRQLNGGHRRRVEIARALLHRPVLLLLDEPSVGLDVPSRRALVEYIHALCRSRGVAVLWATHLIDEIGEDDSLIVLHKGRVRAQGTVREVLAGQGVDTVSAAFHRLTAEGEG
- the rfbA gene encoding glucose-1-phosphate thymidylyltransferase RfbA, yielding MSGIRGIILAGGSGTRLYPLTHVVSKQLLPVYDKPMIYYPLSVLMLAGIRDILVITTPHDAALFQALLGDGGQWGISIRYAAQPKPEGLAQAFLIGRHFIDGRRSCLILGDNIFYGHDFQAFLAGATAREEGATVFGYWVRDPERYGVAEFDQAGRVIGVEEKPARPKSNYAVTGLYFYDAQVVDMAATLKPSARGELEITDINRLYLEQGQLHIQKMGRGVAWLDTGTHDSLLQASNFIQTIEERQGLKICCPEEIALNKGWIGVEDVARLADNLGKSGYGAYLRRLIEGGMPV
- a CDS encoding YVTN family beta-propeller repeat protein; the encoded protein is MNRRLRAVPSHDSRLIGAVLVLLCGVAAADTVYVTLEKDDAIAVVDGATGTRTKTAKIGKRPRGISLAKDGNSLYVAASDSDAIQVIDAGTLNVIGTLPSGKDPETFAMDPDGRFLYVSNEDDNRVTVIDIAARKAVKAIPVGVEPEGIAVSPDGRWVVSTSETTNMAHWIDRAELEVVDNTLLDPRPRAAAFTADSRQLWVSSEIAGTVTVIDTETRQPLKTISFKIAGVTPEKVQPVGIRIDPDRSYAYVALGPANRVAVVDAQKLEVKDYLLVGQRVWNLEFSPDFKRLYTTNGLSNDVSIIDLASHKVTKSVAVGSHPWGVAVRP
- a CDS encoding ABC transporter permease, whose amino-acid sequence is MRPMHYLRALRGIVARELYRFVQQRERFVSALVRPLVWLFVFAAGFRSTLGLAITPPYETYILYEVYITPGLLGMIQLFNGMQSSLSMVYDREMGSMRTLLVSPLPRWFLLTAKLVAGVAVSILQVYVFLGIAWAYGIEAPVQGYLAVLPALLLSGVMLGALGLLLSSFIRQLENFAGVMNFVIFPMFFMSTALYPLWKIQESSELLYWLARWNPFSQAVELIRFALYGRFNGLACGYTAAATALFLAAAIVGYNPSKGMMQRKGGA
- a CDS encoding ABC transporter substrate-binding protein — protein: MLLRFEVNPALKLLIRFNRLGVSAGRAALRSGIAALALLQADAVEAAKRASPHPQQTQAPVAAPPAVERLTLAYLGQPAETTVVPPYFDPVVTDRGIQGARLGLADDNTTGRFTRQEFAIAEALLAPSDDPEAAFKRLVADGRRFILTDLKPEVLRRLAALPEAHDILLLDVSSRDDALRGEACASNVLHLLPSRAMRADALSQYLAKKKWTRWFLAVGPAPEDRLFADALQRSAKRFGMKIVAEKTWAHSFDDRRTPESEVPVFTQGSDYDIVLVADEAGLFGDILSYRTWLPRPVAGTQGLTASAWHHTLEAWGAIQLQNRFRQQAGRWMTEADYGAWLAVRAIGEAATRTRSLEFEAIRSFLLGDGFALAGFKGVPLSFRRWDGQLRQPVLLAQERSLVAVAPLEGFAHPKNELDSLGYDEPETSCRAKP
- the rfbC gene encoding dTDP-4-dehydrorhamnose 3,5-epimerase; this encodes MNVEQTSLPGVVLISPKVFGDARGYFKETWSRRRYQDAGLPGDFVQDNLSYSRKGILRGLHFQNPRPQGKLVQVLQGEVFDVAVDIRRGSPHFGHWFGAVLSAENHLQMYVPEGFAHGFCVLSEAALFAYKCTEYYEPAADCSLRWDDPDIGIAWPLESAPELSAKDRDALLLRDFPQDRLPVYP
- the rfbB gene encoding dTDP-glucose 4,6-dehydratase, which translates into the protein MKTLLVTGGAGFIGGNFVLRQMRRGGVGVVNLDALTYSGNLRTLAEVEDNPNHDFVLGSIGDRELVEYLLERYQPDAIVNFAAETHVDRSIDGPDAFVHTNILGTFELLEAARWYWRQLDGQRRKAFRFLHVSTDEVYGTLGPTGKFTEETPYRPNSPYSASKAGSDHLVRAYFHTYGLPVLTTNCSNNYGPYQFPEKLIPLMIDHALQGLPLPVYGSGTNVRDWLYVEDHCRAIETVLAGGRPGEVYNVGGNNEKTNIEVVKTICALLDEFLPDSPHRPHRQLIQFVQDRPGHDLRYAIDAGKIGRELGWQPEETFETGLRKTVRWYLDNRDWVEYVKSGNYGGERLGVGSVKEKA
- the rfbD gene encoding dTDP-4-dehydrorhamnose reductase; translated protein: MKILVIGRGGQLAWELRRTLACFGEVVALDRRTVPVLDLAEPGGVAAAVRSVRPDLIVNAAAYTAVDRAEQETGSAWRVNAEGPAVLAVEAARLGAGLIHYSTDYVFPGDGSAPYREDHPVGPRNVYGRSKLAGEAAIVESGAAHLILRTAWVYGLRGQNFLRTMLRLMAEREVVRVIDDQFGTPTWVRMIAEATAILVARSLRSGTADLAEAGGIYHLTCRGQTSWYGFACAIREQAVAAGLLSDTAARVEPIPTSEYPTPAKRPAYSVLDLSKLEARFGIVPPVWDQALELCLADLASR